The genomic window CAACAGGGTCACTTCAACCTGCAGCGGCGAATTGGAAAGCAACCTCAGAATATGGGTCTCAGTAGTTGTCTTTACTGGCATCAGGTTAAGAATTACAATCCGGAGGGGCCGTATATCCTGGTGACGGGCAGTTGTCTCCCTCATTACAAAAATATTCTCGTCCTGTAATATCTCAACAGCCGGCAACTGATCGGGAATGTTCAATGGCATAATCCTGTAAATTAAATTCCCGCAAAATTACAAAATAGTGATCACAAACTTTCACATGATTTTTCAATACTCTTCCATAACCTATCAGCCGTACGCTGCCAGGTGAATAGTTCGCGCCTGATTATTGATTTCTTAATCAGATTGTCTCTCAGATCTTTATCTTTATATAACGAATTCATTGCATTGGCAATCGATGCAGGACTTGCAGGATCCGCGTAAAGCACTGCATCTCCGCCCACTTCAGGAAGTGAAGTGGTGGATGAGCATATGACAGGCGTTTCAGAATACATCGCTTCAAGCACCGGGATTCCGAATCCCTCAAACCATGAAACATAGATAAGCCCCAGAGCTGCCGGAATCAGCTTAATTAATTCTTCATCCTTCAGCCTTCCCGTGAATATAATATCGTCACGGAATCCACATGAATCATAAGCTTCCTGCATATCTGCCGTCCACCATTTGCGTGCACCGGCTATGACAAGTTTTACCTCCCCCGGGTTTGACTGCCGGAATAACCCGTACGCCCGGATCAGCCCGGAAATATTTTTGCGCGGATGAATAAGCCCGACAGATAAAAAAAACGGACACCCGGCTGCATAACATAGCCCTGTTTGCTTCCTTTCATCGGAATCAACCGGTTTGAAGCCCGAAGCGCCATTGTATACAACATCTATACGAGCCGGATCATAATTGAATTTACTTATGATATCCGCTTTTGTATACTCAGAAACCGTGACAATACGATCGGCCTTCCTGATGAAACGCGGAAAAAAATAATTATAATATTGCCTTACCGTATAGGGAATAAAATCAGGATAATGGAAAAAGTTCAGATCGTGAATTACAGGCAATGACCTGGTTTTGGTATGCAGTGTCAGCCATCCGTCAGGTGACAGAAACAAAGCCGGCTTGTATTTTTTCAGAATACGGGGGACGCCGGATTCAAAAAAGGCATACCATAAGAAAGGGTGTCGCGCAGGAGGGAAAGCCACTTCCGGTACAATGTTGGATGAAAAAATGAACTCATCCGAATAAGGCCTGTCAAAAATAAAAACAAACCGGTGTTCCGGATGATTTTGTGTAATTATCCTTAACGTTTCAAGTGCAAACCTGCCTATACCTTCGATTTTACCAGGTATAAGCAGGCGTGTATTAACGGCAATGATCATACGGTCTCCTGGTGTTCGGGCCGTAACAGGTCATATACGGTTTTTACCGGTGTAAAGGTACTGCCGGGCACTTCAACGAGCACAGTATTCCAGTGCGCCATCGATCCGTTCCACAGGCCGGGAAGTTCGAGGGCTTTCAACGGTTTGCCATTTTTAAATTTTTTACTGATGAAACCCGTATTTGCATCCCGGTAGTTCATCAGGTTAAACTTCCTTCCCTTATAATCTTTTAATGCGCACACCAGGTCCACCGGGTTAAAATGTGTTGAACTGTTAAGTATGGCAGCCTGTTCGGGGTCATGCATATCAACCTGTGAAGATTCTACAATCTGAAGCGATTTACTTCCGTCTGAATCAATCGTCCAGAAGGGACCGCCACCGGGTTCGCCTGAATTTTTCACCATTCCGCATATCCTGAGAGGTCTGTTCAGCTTATTAAACAGGTACTCAGCCGGATTCTGCTGTTGCAAGAACTTGTTGGTGACCGTAGTTCCAAGTTCCTGGCTTAGAAATGCCGTAACTTCTTTTAAAAATTCAGGATTTGTATTCTTTTTTTCAAGCTCTTTCATGTACCCGAAAATCTTTTCCTGGTATCGGATCAGCATTCCTGCCAGCGCTTTCTTATAAAGAATGGTATCCGCCTTATTTCTGTCGTGACTTACGTTGTCGATATTTTTAATAAATACAATATCCGCATTGATATCATTCAGGTTTTCGAGTAATGCACCATGTCCGCCCGGTCTGAAATGAAGACTGCCATCCGATTCGCGGAAGGGTTCGTTCTTATCATCAACAGCCAGGGTATCGGTAGAAGGTTTTTGAACCGAATAAGTGATTCTGTATTTAACGTGGTAGGCCTCCTCGTATTTCTTCTGTTCTTTTTTCAATAGTTTTTCAAAAGATTCAAGATGTTCGGGAGATACTGTCAGATGAATATCTACCATAGCCCCCTGATTGGCTGCATATCCTGAACCTTCAACAAGGTGTTCTTCAACGGCAGTGCGTGTGTGTTTTCCATACCGGTGAAAAGTCAGAAGGCCCTTCGGAAGATTGCCGTAATTCATTCCCTGGGGTGTAAGCAAGGCCGACAATACAATGTGATAATCCTTATTTTTCAATGCATTTGGTACGGTGGTCGACTGTTTTTCCACTGCTTTTTCAAGCTCAGGATAGAAAGCAAAATCTTTTATCCTGTCAAAGCATTCTTTAACATGCTTATAGGCTTCCCTGGATAGGATTTTAGCATCAAAATCAGACTGCCTGAAAAGTTCATCAAATTCAAACAAGGCCTTAAACATACGGGTGGCAGCACCTGATGCAGGAACAAACTTCATTTTTGTGAAGTCAGACGAATTTTCATAAAATAAAACGAATTCCTTCAGCTGCTTGTCGTTAAGCTGCTTAATACCCTGGTTAATGCTTGCTGCTTTTGCAAGTTTCATGAAAGGAAAACCTTTTCTGAGGTAACCAACCTGGTTTTCAGCTTCCTTAGCTGAAATTCCCTTTTCTTTCAGAATCTTTATATCTTTCTCCTTGAACATAGTGCAGGGGATTTGATTATTCAACCTTTATATAAAATTAGCTAATTTTTTTTATTTTACTTAATTTTGGGCCCTTGTATGTGAGACGCAGCCCCTGTTTTTCAATTAATAATAAGTATGAATAAGCGGCCTTTGTTGACCATTGTGATTCTTGTTTTTTTAGTGAGTGCAACAAAGGCTCAGGAAAAAAAACTTGTGCAGCTAACCGGAACT from Bacteroidales bacterium includes these protein-coding regions:
- a CDS encoding glycosyltransferase family 1 protein: MIIAVNTRLLIPGKIEGIGRFALETLRIITQNHPEHRFVFIFDRPYSDEFIFSSNIVPEVAFPPARHPFLWYAFFESGVPRILKKYKPALFLSPDGWLTLHTKTRSLPVIHDLNFFHYPDFIPYTVRQYYNYFFPRFIRKADRIVTVSEYTKADIISKFNYDPARIDVVYNGASGFKPVDSDERKQTGLCYAAGCPFFLSVGLIHPRKNISGLIRAYGLFRQSNPGEVKLVIAGARKWWTADMQEAYDSCGFRDDIIFTGRLKDEELIKLIPAALGLIYVSWFEGFGIPVLEAMYSETPVICSSTTSLPEVGGDAVLYADPASPASIANAMNSLYKDKDLRDNLIKKSIIRRELFTWQRTADRLWKSIEKSCESL
- a CDS encoding DUF4301 family protein, whose protein sequence is MFKEKDIKILKEKGISAKEAENQVGYLRKGFPFMKLAKAASINQGIKQLNDKQLKEFVLFYENSSDFTKMKFVPASGAATRMFKALFEFDELFRQSDFDAKILSREAYKHVKECFDRIKDFAFYPELEKAVEKQSTTVPNALKNKDYHIVLSALLTPQGMNYGNLPKGLLTFHRYGKHTRTAVEEHLVEGSGYAANQGAMVDIHLTVSPEHLESFEKLLKKEQKKYEEAYHVKYRITYSVQKPSTDTLAVDDKNEPFRESDGSLHFRPGGHGALLENLNDINADIVFIKNIDNVSHDRNKADTILYKKALAGMLIRYQEKIFGYMKELEKKNTNPEFLKEVTAFLSQELGTTVTNKFLQQQNPAEYLFNKLNRPLRICGMVKNSGEPGGGPFWTIDSDGSKSLQIVESSQVDMHDPEQAAILNSSTHFNPVDLVCALKDYKGRKFNLMNYRDANTGFISKKFKNGKPLKALELPGLWNGSMAHWNTVLVEVPGSTFTPVKTVYDLLRPEHQETV